The proteins below come from a single Tachypleus tridentatus isolate NWPU-2018 chromosome 13, ASM421037v1, whole genome shotgun sequence genomic window:
- the LOC143240140 gene encoding histone-lysine N-methyltransferase NSD3-like → MALALQEKRAKETLIKKKKKKSQVPKHEDECFRCGEGGEILMCDKKGCPKAYHLNCLNLTKPPYGKWECPWHHCDDCGKASIILCVECPNSFCKEHGTPDNVFNVDGQYYCSDHRDEKAEVKSITSDSPTKVLSDSESLILQETVTHF, encoded by the exons atGGCACTGGCCTTACAGGAAAAACGAgccaaagaaactttaattaaaaagaagaagaaaaaatctcAAGTACCCAAACATGAAGATGAATGTTTCCGATGTGGAGAAGGAGGAGAAATTTTAATGTGTGACAAAAAAGGTTGCCCCAAGGCTTACCATCTCAACTGTCTCAACTTAACCAAGCCTCCTTATG GAAAGTGGGAGTGTCCTTGGCATCACTGTGATGACTGTGGAAAAGCATCCATAATTCTTTGTGTTGAGTGTCCTAACTCATTTTGCAAAGAACACGGTACaccagacaatgtttttaatgtagATGGACAGTATTATTGTTCTGACCACAGAGATGAAAAGGCAGAAGTGAAATCCATTACAAGTGACTCACCAACTAAAGTTTTATCTGATTCAGAGAGTTTGATTCTTCAGGAAACAGTAACTCACTTCTAA